Sequence from the Fibrobacter sp. UWB2 genome:
CCTCTACCTGGACACACCGACGTGGACGTTCCTCGGCTGGAAAAAGAAACAGCTCCTGGACCGTTTCAACATGCGTATCCGCACATACGGTGAACACCCCGCTCAGGATGGTACGTTCCATTTCGAAGTCAAACGCAAGATTCGTAACATCTGCTACAAGAGCCGTGCAACAATCAAGGGTATCAACCCCGGTGAAGTCTGGAATATGAAGCCCGAGGAATGGCCGTGCAAGAGCGATAAAGACCGCATGTACCTCAAGGATTTCTTGTACAAGACGGAACTCCATGGTGCACACCCGCGACTCCTTACGCAGTACAAGCGTCGTGCATGGTTTGGTCTTCGCGAAGAATACTCCCGCGTGACGATTGACACGGGCATGCGCTTCCGCGAAGAAAACGGCTTTGACTACACTGTGGACCCGCACTACATGCACTCCACGGGGCTCCCGCGATTCTTCCAGCCGGGTGCCGATGCCGTTCTTGAACTCAAGTGCCCGGCGGCCCAGATGCCGTACTGGATGTTCGACTTGATTCGGGCATTGAATTTAAAGCACGGTGCATTCTCCAAGTTCGGGAACGCCGCTGCAGAATGGAAAAGAGTTTACGAAAATCCGCGTCGTTTCAAGAGCCCGTACTGGACTCGACTTGCGGGAAATTTCTAAAATGGATTTAAACTATAAAACAAGGAAGGCGCTTATGAATACAAAAAAATGGCTTGCAGTAGGCACTTGCGTCACTGCTCTAGGTCTGTTCTCAGCCTGCTCCGATGATGAATCTAGTCCCGTAGTTCCTGTAACACCGGACAGTTCTTCTGCTATTGCTCCGGAAAGTAGCAATGCCAACCCGAACTCCTCTGCAGATGTTGGAGGATCTTCGTCTTCCGCTACGGCTCCTGTGCCGACTTCGAGTTCGGATGCTGAAGGTGTTGTCGATTCCTCATTCACCAACATGGGCGTTTCCGAAATCATGTACAATGCTCCGGGTGGTTCCGCTCTGGAATGGGTCGAAGTCTATATCAAGAAGGGCCCGGATATTACGGACATGCAGCTCAGCAACCTTCGCTTGGATGGGGCGGTTTCGTTTAACTTCCCGACGGGTTCCTTGAAATATGGCGAGTATGTCATTGTTACAAATGATGTCAATTTGTTCAACCAGACTTATGCTGGTAAACTTCCGGCCGGTTGCAAGGTTTATGGCCCGTGGGATAAGGACCCCAAGACTGGGGCTGTTGCAAAGCTCGTAAACGAAGGCGATGTTGTCGAAGTCAAGCTCAAGGGCGAAGGTGACGTGAGCGCCGCATTCAGTAGCCAGCCGCCTTGGCCAAGCCTTGCCGATGGCAAGGGCCGAACACTCGTGTATAGAGGTTCCGGCAACGAAGCCGACCCGAACTCTTGGGGCGCAAGCGCTGTCGAAAACGGCAGCCCATGTGCTGGTGGCGACAAGGTCCTCGATGCTTCGACGGTTCGCCTGAACGAAATCAAGCCGTATGCCCTTGGTGTGTCTGATGGTTGGGTTGAGCTTTACAACTCTGGTTCTGCTCCGGTCGATGTCAAGGGCTGGGAACTTGAATCCAAGTTGAAGGGCAAAAAGTGGACAGTCGGTGGTGCTAACACTGTTGTCCCGGCCAATGGATATTTGCTCCTTGAAGCGACTGCCGACGTGTTTGGCGAAGGTCTTTTCTTAAGCGACAATGGCGATGAAATTTACTTGTTCGAAGCTGTTGCAGGGACCCGCACCGGTAAGGAAACGAGCTTGCTTATTTCTGCCGGTAAGCAGTCCAGTGGCATTGTCGAAGTGGCTGGCGGTACGGTGGCTCAGGGTGCTATGGCTACGGAAACTCCGGGTGCAGCAAACTCTGCGCTTAAGGCCGGCCCGATTTTCATTAGCGAAATCCATTATCATGAAAATGAAAATGATTTGAATGACTTGGAATTCCTTGAACTGGTGAACAAGGGGGATGCTCCGGTAACGCTTGTTGAAAATGTCAATAACGTACCGCAGGGCTGGAAGATTGAAGGCGTCAATATGGAGTTTGCCGCAACAGACGTTATTGCCGCTGGTGGCAAGATGGTCCTGTTTAGCGATTCCCTCAAGGCAAAGGAATCTTTGCTCCGTGTACGCTATTCGATTGACGAAAGTGTTCCTATACGTTTCTATGCGGGCAAACTCTCGAACCGCGGTGAAACTGTAGCCGTCAAGAAGCCGTATTCTTACGTGACCAAGGCCGATAACACAAAGCAGTGGTATTATGAGATTTCTGACGCTACGCTTTATAGCGACCGCTGGCCGGGAATGACCGAAGCGGATGGCAAGGGCAAGAGTCTCAACCGCAAGGACTTTACTACGACAGGTTACGGCTCAGCCGTTTGGAGCGCTCTCGCTCCGACTCCGGGCAAGTAAAATCGCTCTTTTGAGTTTTTCGCCAAAAGTTCCGACATTTTGTCGGAACTTTTTTTATTACTTGTAGGGTTTGCGTCGTTTTGGAATTGCAGCTGTTGTCATCTTTTTGTATTATTATTGTAGCTATGAAACGGTACTTTGCTTTTATTCTCAGTGGTTGCGTGGCTGCTAATGCGACAGCGCTTTCTTTGCAAGATGCGCTGGATATGGCCATGGCGAACAATTCCAAAATCAAGGCTGAAAAGGCGAAAGTGGATATTGCCCAAAGTGGCGAAGATGAAGCTTTTGCCCGTTTCCTCCCGACGGTAAGTCTGTCGGCTGGCATTACCAAAATCAATGACCCCATCAATATTGACCTCGGGCGTTTGAGCGATGTCGCTGGTGCGGCCGCTTATTCCAAGGCTTATATCGATGCCTACAACAAGGCTTCCGCTGGCTATAAGCAGGCTTACGAAGGCGCCTATGCCAAGACGGGGAACGAAGCCCAGGCAAAGGCTTATGCCGAAAACGCCCTCAAGGAAAAGCTTGGCACGGGTTCTCCGGAAACGTTTGCCCAGCAGACTGCGGAAAAGTATGGTTCGGCCGCAGAGAATGCCGATTTCAACATGAAGGTGCAAGACGACTGGTTCTTTAACGCACGCTTGACCGTTGTGTGGCCGATCTTTACCGGTCTCAAGATTTATTCTGCTTATGACGCCGCCAAGGAGAATGTGAACGCCCGTAAGGCAGAATTTGAAATGGCGCAGAACACCGTGCTCATGGATGTGGCGACCAAGTACTTTACGCTCCGCTTGTGCGAAGAGCTTGTCGGCATGCGTGAGTCCACCAAGAAGGACCTCGAAGAACATCTGAACCGTTCCAAGAAGCTCGAAGAGGGCGGCCAAATTAGCAAGACGGAACGTCTCCGTGCCGAAGTGGCGTTAGCCGAAGCCGAAAACGCTTATGAAGATGCCCTCCGCGACCAGTCGCTCGCCCGTATGGCTCTTGCAAGCCTCTTGCATACGGATACAAGCCTTACCGCAACAACGCCGGTGGAATCTCCCGAAGGCATCCGCTCGATGGATGAATTCAAGGCGCTTGCGGTCGAAAAGCATCCGGGCCTCCGTCAGCTCCGCATTGAACGCAAGCGCAATCAGAATGCGATTAGCGCCGCCCGCGCTGATTACTTCCCGACAATTGCATTGTTTGGCTACAAGGAACTTTATACCAGGGACTTGACGATTCTAGAACCGGAATGGGCGATTGGCGCCAAGTTGCAGTGGGATATCTTCAAGGGTGGTGACACCCGTGCCAAGGTGAGCTCCGCAAAGGCGATGGACCGCTCTTTGGGTAGCCTCGAAGAAGAGACGATTGATAATTTAAAGCTCTTGGTCGAAAAGCGCTGGCGTGAACTGGAACATGCAAAGGGGAGGCTCGCAAGCCTTGTCAAGACGCGTGAGCTTGCGGTTGAAGCATTGCGTAGCCAGAATAAGGCTTACGAAGCAGGTCTTGCTACAGGCCTTGAGGTGGTGGATGCCGAACTTGCGCTTTCCCGCTTGCAGGTCGCTGACATCAAGGCTCATTACGATGCTGTGATTGCTTGGCTTGGACTCCTTGAAGCCGCCGGTGAAGTCTCTACCGCAGGTACAGTCCTTGTGTCCAAGCAGCTTGTGGTTGAAAAGCCTGTTGCAACTGAATCTGCACAGCCTGTTGAACAGAATTTAGAAACGGAGAATAAATAATGAACGCATTAAAGATGATTGGAAAAGTTGTTGTCGTACTTGCCTTGATAGTGCTCGTCATTATGGGCATCTCCCAGCTCCAACAGTTCGCAACGCAACCGCGTGAACAGTTCTTGCAAGGCCAGATGGAAGCCCGCCGCGTGCTCGTGGCAGGGAAGGTCCCGGGCCGTATCGAACGTTTGCTCGTTCACGAAGGCGACGTGGTCTACAAGGATTCTCTCGTTGCTGTTATCAGCAGCCCGGAAATCGAAGCCAAAAAGATGCAGGCTCAGGGTGCACTCGGTGCTGCCAAGGCTCAGGCCAGCAAGGCCCGCAATGGTGCCCGCAGCGAAGACATCACGGCGCTCAAGGCAATGGCTGATCGCGCTCAAGAAGCCGCAACGCTTGCCAAGAATACTTACAACCGCGTGCAGAAACTCTACAACGAAGGCGTGCTTCCGCTCCAGAAGCGCGATGAAGCTGAAACGCAGATGAAGGCGACCCAGTCCGCTGCTGATGCCGCCCGCGCTCAGTACAATCAGGCTGTTGCCGGTGCCCGTAGCGAAGACAAGGCCGCCGCAAACGCTCTCGTGATGCAGGCCAAGGGCGCGAACGCCGAAGTCGATGCCTACCTCGAAGAAACCAAAATCCGCACGCCGATTACCGGTGAAGTTTCTCTCAAGCTCGCCGAAGAAGGTGAAGTAGTTGGTTCTGGTATGCCGATTATCGCTGTGACGGACTTGAACGATTCCTGGGCGGTGTTCCACCTCCGTGAAGATTACCTCAAGAACGTCTCCAAGGGCAAAAAGTTCTATCTCCAGGTTCCGGCTCTCGACAAGACGATTGAAATGACCGTAAGCTACATCGCTTCTGTTGGTGACTATGCCACATGGCGCAGCTCCAAGGAAAGCTCTGGCTTTGACCTCAAGACGTTCGAAGTCCGTATGCGCCCGACCCACAAGGTCGAAAACCTTCGCCCGGGCATGAGTGTTCTGTTCCCTGTTGACGATATTCAGTAAGCTGGAATAGAAGGTTATTGTGCTGAAAGGTCTTTTAAAGACAATCGGGAAAATTTACTTTGGCCACAAGATTGTTTTGTGGATGATTCTTACGGTGCTCCCCGTAGGCGTTTCCGTGTTCATGCTGGAAATGTTCTCGAGCGAAATCGTGCAGCACATCCCGGTGGGCATTCTCAAGCAGGACCATAGCCAACTTGCGGACCGCTTGGAACGTGCAATCCAATCGAGCCCCGTGCTCGATGTTAAAGTGAATTGTCACGACATGAGCGAATGTGAACATGCGGTGATTCGCGGAGACTTGCAGACGTTTATCGTGCTCCCGACGGATTTGGAACGCCGTGCCTTGCGCCTTGAAGCGCCTGTGATTCCTGTTTATTCGAGCGGCCAGAATTACCTCACGAACATGTTTGCAACAAAGGAAATCCGTGCGGTCATCACAAGTATCGGTTCGGATCTTTTCACCGCTTCGTATGATGACCCGGTCAAGACGGAAATTCATTCGGTGGGGAACATCGAGGGCAATTACCAGGGGTTCCTGGCTCTTGGACTTGTATCGGCAATGTTCCACTTGGCGGCGATGCTTGTGGCGGTATATATCGCTTCGTTCCCGTTGCGTGACAAGCGCGTTCGTGAATTTTATAGTTCTGCGGAGCGTTCCTGGGTAACGCTTGGCGTGGCCGCTTTTGTCCCGGCTGTGATTATCCTCTGGCTTGAATACATGGGCTGTTATGCATACACGCATCGCATGCTTATGCCGATGAGCTTTGAAGAATTTGTGATGGTCTCCGTAGCGCAACTTTTGATGGTGATTTGTTGCTTCGGTGCGGGCATTACTTTTGTGGGCGTGACTGGCGTGATGCGTATTGCGACAGGTGTCTCGGGCGTGATTGGCGGCCCTGCATTTGCGTTTGCCGGTCAGACGTTCCCTGTGATGGCAATGCCGTTTGCCGTGCGTTGCTTTGCATTCCTGCTCCCGCTTACGCATGTGCTCCGCGTGCAGTCCATGATGCTCCTCGGCGATGTCGGCATGGCTGAATCCTGGGAAGTCATCAAGCTCATGGGCGGCATGGCGTTGTTCTGGGTGCTGCTCGGGTGCTTTACGATTGTGCTTCGCTGGAAGTACCGTCTAAAACATGATTCGCAGTTGCCGGTCGCTATCGAAGACGAAAACGTGGTGACCGTTGATTCGTTGCTTAAGAGCTTGTTCGAAAAAATCAGGAGGCGAAAATGATTAGTCGTCTTTTGAAAGTGACTTTGACGGAATGGAAATTGTTTGTTACGGACCCTGCGGCTGTGCTTTTGCTTGTCGTGGCGGGAATTCTTTATGCGTTCTACTATCCGACTGCATACATGAACCAGACCGTTTCTCGCGTTCCTGTGGCTGTTGTGGATTTGGACCATACGGCAAAGTCCCGTGAACTTACACGAATGGCGTCTGCGACGCAACAGGTCGAAGTCAAAGCTGTCTATAATGACTTGCTTGAAGCTGAGACGGCGATGGCGAGTGAAGAAATTTATGGCTTCATGGTTATTCCGGAGAACATGGAAAAGGACTTGATCGACAAGAAAACGACCAAGATTGATATCTTTACGCATGGCGCCTACGTGATGCTCCACGGTACGATTGGAACGGCATTCTCGACATGTGCGCTGACGGTCGGTGCGGTGAGTAAGGTGAAGGCGATTGCGCTTGGCAAAAAGGTGCCTTCTGCAAAAGCGATGGCGATGCGAGACCCGATGCCGCTATCCATCCAGACCATGTTCAACAATACGGGAAGCTATTCTAATTATGTTGTTCCTAGTGTGCTTGTGCTGATTTTGCAACAGTCCCTTGTGATTGGAATTTGCGTGCTTGGTGGCGCTCGCGGGCATCGCCGTTTCCGCCGCAACCAGCGCTATTCCGAAGTCGAAAACGAGAGCATGCCGTACCGCTATTTGGGCCGTTCGCTGGCGTATTTTATGCACTACTGCTGCTTTATCCTGTTCTACCACTGCGTGATTTACAATATTTTTGATTTTCCGCGTCGTGGCGAACTCTTGCCGATGACGATTTTTGCGGTTGTGTTCCTGGCGTCGGTCATCAATTTTGGCATGTGCCTCTCGCAAGTTTTCTTGCGCCGCGAATCGAGC
This genomic interval carries:
- a CDS encoding polyphosphate polymerase domain-containing protein, coding for MAEARGFSLLERFELKYHIPVEWADRIGAFLAPYCEEDYYSKITPGGFYWITNLYLDTPTWTFLGWKKKQLLDRFNMRIRTYGEHPAQDGTFHFEVKRKIRNICYKSRATIKGINPGEVWNMKPEEWPCKSDKDRMYLKDFLYKTELHGAHPRLLTQYKRRAWFGLREEYSRVTIDTGMRFREENGFDYTVDPHYMHSTGLPRFFQPGADAVLELKCPAAQMPYWMFDLIRALNLKHGAFSKFGNAAAEWKRVYENPRRFKSPYWTRLAGNF
- a CDS encoding lamin tail domain-containing protein, whose amino-acid sequence is MNTKKWLAVGTCVTALGLFSACSDDESSPVVPVTPDSSSAIAPESSNANPNSSADVGGSSSSATAPVPTSSSDAEGVVDSSFTNMGVSEIMYNAPGGSALEWVEVYIKKGPDITDMQLSNLRLDGAVSFNFPTGSLKYGEYVIVTNDVNLFNQTYAGKLPAGCKVYGPWDKDPKTGAVAKLVNEGDVVEVKLKGEGDVSAAFSSQPPWPSLADGKGRTLVYRGSGNEADPNSWGASAVENGSPCAGGDKVLDASTVRLNEIKPYALGVSDGWVELYNSGSAPVDVKGWELESKLKGKKWTVGGANTVVPANGYLLLEATADVFGEGLFLSDNGDEIYLFEAVAGTRTGKETSLLISAGKQSSGIVEVAGGTVAQGAMATETPGAANSALKAGPIFISEIHYHENENDLNDLEFLELVNKGDAPVTLVENVNNVPQGWKIEGVNMEFAATDVIAAGGKMVLFSDSLKAKESLLRVRYSIDESVPIRFYAGKLSNRGETVAVKKPYSYVTKADNTKQWYYEISDATLYSDRWPGMTEADGKGKSLNRKDFTTTGYGSAVWSALAPTPGK
- a CDS encoding TolC family protein — encoded protein: MKRYFAFILSGCVAANATALSLQDALDMAMANNSKIKAEKAKVDIAQSGEDEAFARFLPTVSLSAGITKINDPINIDLGRLSDVAGAAAYSKAYIDAYNKASAGYKQAYEGAYAKTGNEAQAKAYAENALKEKLGTGSPETFAQQTAEKYGSAAENADFNMKVQDDWFFNARLTVVWPIFTGLKIYSAYDAAKENVNARKAEFEMAQNTVLMDVATKYFTLRLCEELVGMRESTKKDLEEHLNRSKKLEEGGQISKTERLRAEVALAEAENAYEDALRDQSLARMALASLLHTDTSLTATTPVESPEGIRSMDEFKALAVEKHPGLRQLRIERKRNQNAISAARADYFPTIALFGYKELYTRDLTILEPEWAIGAKLQWDIFKGGDTRAKVSSAKAMDRSLGSLEEETIDNLKLLVEKRWRELEHAKGRLASLVKTRELAVEALRSQNKAYEAGLATGLEVVDAELALSRLQVADIKAHYDAVIAWLGLLEAAGEVSTAGTVLVSKQLVVEKPVATESAQPVEQNLETENK
- a CDS encoding HlyD family secretion protein — translated: MNALKMIGKVVVVLALIVLVIMGISQLQQFATQPREQFLQGQMEARRVLVAGKVPGRIERLLVHEGDVVYKDSLVAVISSPEIEAKKMQAQGALGAAKAQASKARNGARSEDITALKAMADRAQEAATLAKNTYNRVQKLYNEGVLPLQKRDEAETQMKATQSAADAARAQYNQAVAGARSEDKAAANALVMQAKGANAEVDAYLEETKIRTPITGEVSLKLAEEGEVVGSGMPIIAVTDLNDSWAVFHLREDYLKNVSKGKKFYLQVPALDKTIEMTVSYIASVGDYATWRSSKESSGFDLKTFEVRMRPTHKVENLRPGMSVLFPVDDIQ
- a CDS encoding ABC transporter permease, with translation MLKGLLKTIGKIYFGHKIVLWMILTVLPVGVSVFMLEMFSSEIVQHIPVGILKQDHSQLADRLERAIQSSPVLDVKVNCHDMSECEHAVIRGDLQTFIVLPTDLERRALRLEAPVIPVYSSGQNYLTNMFATKEIRAVITSIGSDLFTASYDDPVKTEIHSVGNIEGNYQGFLALGLVSAMFHLAAMLVAVYIASFPLRDKRVREFYSSAERSWVTLGVAAFVPAVIILWLEYMGCYAYTHRMLMPMSFEEFVMVSVAQLLMVICCFGAGITFVGVTGVMRIATGVSGVIGGPAFAFAGQTFPVMAMPFAVRCFAFLLPLTHVLRVQSMMLLGDVGMAESWEVIKLMGGMALFWVLLGCFTIVLRWKYRLKHDSQLPVAIEDENVVTVDSLLKSLFEKIRRRK
- a CDS encoding ABC transporter permease; the encoded protein is MISRLLKVTLTEWKLFVTDPAAVLLLVVAGILYAFYYPTAYMNQTVSRVPVAVVDLDHTAKSRELTRMASATQQVEVKAVYNDLLEAETAMASEEIYGFMVIPENMEKDLIDKKTTKIDIFTHGAYVMLHGTIGTAFSTCALTVGAVSKVKAIALGKKVPSAKAMAMRDPMPLSIQTMFNNTGSYSNYVVPSVLVLILQQSLVIGICVLGGARGHRRFRRNQRYSEVENESMPYRYLGRSLAYFMHYCCFILFYHCVIYNIFDFPRRGELLPMTIFAVVFLASVINFGMCLSQVFLRRESSMQLFLNLSIPILFLASFSWPSYLMPSWMVGLSYILPSTFAVPAWLSIEQMGGDIYDVAPKLYLLAIQAVIYFVLGMFLTHLRDKSKFTTGDM